A single genomic interval of Zobellia nedashkovskayae harbors:
- a CDS encoding tail fiber domain-containing protein → MKKNYVLIFTVITIMFLGTFMVQAQQKNFINYQGVARNSENELMEQETLNIGIALKFGSADATDQYKESHSVTTDANGVFNLQIGSGVSNGGSYANLPWGDAVFVTVSFNGAEVGTTELMAVPFAIASGDNVWKANGNDIENKNVGEVKIKSDLRILGGFNLNSGNQVNEISDDGALVENSNGILPTQRAVKTYVDNRLFSGGGDAQIASEVPYDNTDSGLTADNVQDALDEFVSTSGGGSDADADPTNELQDISLLGTDLSITDGSTIDLSAIIPPGGTDDQNASEVPFDNTGTGLAAGDTQAAIEELASGGLVDTDDQNLSLSGTLLEITDGTGVDLSAIIPPGGTDDQNASEVPFDNTGTGLAAADTQAAIEELASGGLVDTDDQGLIMTGDVLSIEDGTGSVDLNDYVDVTGESGLLLGDGSVIGGLVGSVDGQVVKWDAGTGEWVAGVDETGGGGGGSVWSVSGNRVYYESGEVGIGISTPNNVFHVHSAGASGTLYTLDGYGDSAVDGLRVGISEGLGTAVGSISMNENGPLFLGTNRENRIAIREDGKVGIGVALPDTPLHLKTKFQGHSLKLETENNDNWMSYYTSEGYVGYSGVYSGDMDMDFGTGALNTTGKVHLVTGSTPKLTVIANGNVGIGNTNPEGALHILNNSSLTKPLLKLEEEGNDFARLELTNNASGGAFWHVAGLPSSTAASAKLNFYFRNASGGGDRMTITGNGQVGINTSNPSARLTINQAGQEVGTGLSFRDGTANKDWHITHGFALMFHYGDELRGFINANTGAYTSASDKRLKSEIRELPDVLERVSLLKPSSYIFKADKSRTRAIGFVAQEVQPLFPELVSESGDDDILGVNYAGFSVVAIRAIQKQQEIISEQSRMISKLEERLQRLEAVITK, encoded by the coding sequence ATGAAGAAAAACTACGTTTTAATATTTACCGTAATAACCATTATGTTTTTAGGAACATTTATGGTTCAGGCGCAACAGAAAAATTTCATCAATTACCAAGGTGTTGCCCGTAATTCTGAAAATGAATTAATGGAGCAAGAAACCCTGAATATTGGTATAGCACTAAAATTTGGCAGTGCAGATGCAACTGATCAATACAAGGAAAGCCATTCGGTAACTACAGATGCCAATGGTGTTTTTAACTTACAGATAGGAAGTGGAGTTAGTAATGGAGGCAGTTACGCTAATCTACCGTGGGGAGATGCTGTCTTTGTTACGGTTTCATTTAATGGCGCTGAGGTAGGCACTACAGAACTTATGGCGGTGCCTTTTGCAATAGCATCAGGTGATAATGTTTGGAAAGCAAATGGCAATGACATCGAAAATAAAAATGTTGGGGAAGTAAAAATAAAAAGCGATTTGAGAATTTTAGGTGGGTTCAATCTTAACTCTGGTAATCAAGTTAATGAAATATCTGATGATGGTGCGTTGGTAGAGAACAGTAACGGTATTTTACCTACGCAAAGAGCTGTTAAAACGTATGTAGACAACCGTTTGTTTAGTGGTGGCGGAGATGCTCAAATAGCATCTGAAGTACCTTATGACAATACAGATTCCGGACTTACAGCCGATAATGTTCAAGATGCTTTGGATGAGTTTGTTAGTACAAGTGGTGGTGGAAGTGATGCGGACGCCGACCCAACGAATGAATTACAAGATATAAGTCTTTTGGGAACAGATTTGAGTATTACAGATGGATCCACAATAGATTTATCCGCAATTATCCCGCCAGGAGGCACGGATGACCAGAATGCATCGGAGGTTCCTTTTGATAATACGGGTACAGGTCTTGCCGCAGGAGACACTCAGGCTGCTATTGAAGAATTAGCTTCTGGTGGGTTAGTAGATACTGATGATCAGAATTTATCCCTTTCGGGAACATTACTTGAAATTACTGATGGTACTGGAGTTGATTTATCCGCAATTATTCCACCGGGAGGCACGGATGATCAGAATGCTTCCGAGGTTCCTTTTGACAATACAGGTACAGGTCTTGCCGCAGCTGATACTCAGGCAGCAATTGAAGAATTGGCCTCGGGCGGATTGGTGGATACGGATGATCAAGGTCTGATTATGACTGGTGATGTATTGAGTATTGAAGATGGCACAGGATCGGTAGATTTAAATGATTATGTTGATGTTACAGGTGAAAGCGGATTACTTTTAGGTGATGGCTCTGTTATTGGCGGCTTGGTGGGTAGTGTAGATGGACAGGTCGTCAAGTGGGATGCCGGAACCGGAGAATGGGTTGCCGGTGTTGACGAAACCGGTGGAGGAGGGGGAGGCTCGGTGTGGAGCGTAAGTGGTAACAGAGTATATTATGAGTCAGGAGAAGTGGGTATAGGTATAAGTACCCCAAATAATGTGTTTCACGTGCATTCTGCAGGGGCTTCAGGAACCTTGTATACCCTTGATGGCTATGGTGATAGTGCCGTAGATGGTTTGAGGGTTGGTATATCTGAAGGTTTAGGCACTGCCGTAGGCTCAATTTCAATGAATGAAAATGGTCCTTTGTTTTTAGGGACGAACAGGGAAAATAGAATAGCTATTCGGGAAGATGGAAAAGTCGGAATAGGAGTGGCCCTGCCTGACACCCCTTTACATCTAAAAACTAAATTTCAGGGACATAGCTTAAAGCTAGAGACCGAAAATAATGACAACTGGATGTCTTATTACACCTCTGAAGGCTATGTGGGGTATTCGGGTGTGTATTCAGGGGATATGGATATGGATTTTGGTACCGGTGCATTGAATACTACAGGTAAGGTGCACTTGGTGACGGGGTCAACGCCTAAACTCACGGTAATTGCAAACGGGAATGTCGGCATCGGAAATACAAACCCAGAAGGGGCATTACATATTCTAAATAATTCATCGTTAACCAAACCCTTACTTAAACTAGAAGAAGAAGGCAATGATTTTGCCCGGTTGGAATTAACCAATAATGCGTCTGGGGGTGCTTTTTGGCACGTAGCAGGTTTACCGTCATCAACGGCGGCCAGTGCTAAACTTAACTTTTATTTTCGAAATGCTAGTGGTGGTGGTGATCGGATGACAATTACAGGAAATGGACAGGTAGGTATCAATACCAGTAATCCTTCTGCTCGTTTAACAATAAACCAGGCTGGTCAAGAGGTAGGTACCGGTCTTAGTTTTAGGGATGGTACAGCTAACAAAGATTGGCATATTACCCATGGTTTTGCCCTAATGTTTCATTATGGCGATGAATTACGAGGCTTTATTAACGCTAATACCGGAGCGTATACTTCTGCTTCAGATAAACGCTTAAAGTCTGAGATAAGAGAACTTCCAGATGTTTTAGAGCGGGTATCCTTGCTTAAGCCATCTAGTTATATTTTTAAAGCAGACAAATCACGGACAAGAGCAATTGGCTTTGTAGCTCAGGAGGTGCAACCATTATTTCCTGAACTGGTTAGTGAGAGCGGGGATGATGATATACTAGGAGTTAATTATGCGGGTTTTAGTGTAGTGGCTATAAGAGCTATACAAAAGCAACAAGAAATTATTTCAGAGCAATCAAGAATGATATCAAAACTAGAAGAAAGGTTACAAAGGTTAGAAGCTGTAATTACAAAATAG
- a CDS encoding ribonucleotide-diphosphate reductase subunit beta, giving the protein MSVALEPILEENNDRFVIFPIKHDDLWEWYKKCEACFWTAEEIDLSEDLNDWNNKLSDDERYFVKHILAFFAASDGIVNENLAENFVSEVQYAEAKFFYGFQIMMENIHSETYSLLIDTYVKDEKEKNTLFKAIENFPAIKKKADWALNWIDSPSFAERLIAFAAVEGIFFSGAFCSIFWLKKRGLLPGLTFSNELISRDEGMHCDYAVHLHNKHLINKVPKERITAILVDALNIEREFITESLPASLIGMNAKLMTQYLEFVTDRLLVELECDRVYNATNPFDFMDMISLQGKTNFFEKRVSEYQKAGILNKDNDENAQKISFDADF; this is encoded by the coding sequence ATGTCCGTAGCCTTAGAGCCTATTCTAGAAGAAAACAACGATCGCTTTGTAATCTTTCCTATTAAGCATGACGATTTATGGGAATGGTACAAAAAATGTGAAGCGTGTTTTTGGACAGCGGAGGAAATAGACCTTAGTGAGGATTTAAACGACTGGAACAATAAGTTAAGTGATGACGAGCGTTATTTTGTTAAACATATATTAGCTTTTTTTGCAGCTTCGGATGGTATCGTAAACGAGAATTTAGCCGAGAATTTTGTTAGCGAGGTACAGTATGCCGAGGCTAAGTTTTTCTACGGGTTTCAGATTATGATGGAAAACATTCACTCTGAAACGTATTCGCTTTTAATCGACACTTATGTGAAAGATGAGAAAGAGAAGAATACACTTTTTAAAGCCATTGAAAATTTTCCTGCTATTAAGAAAAAAGCGGATTGGGCCTTGAACTGGATTGACTCTCCAAGCTTTGCCGAGCGATTAATTGCTTTTGCGGCTGTTGAAGGTATTTTCTTTTCTGGTGCATTCTGTTCTATCTTCTGGTTAAAGAAAAGAGGGCTTTTGCCTGGGTTAACTTTTTCTAATGAGTTAATCTCAAGAGATGAAGGTATGCATTGCGATTATGCAGTTCACTTACATAACAAACACTTAATAAATAAAGTTCCAAAAGAGCGTATTACTGCAATTCTAGTGGATGCTTTAAATATAGAAAGAGAATTTATTACTGAGTCTCTTCCCGCAAGTCTTATTGGGATGAATGCTAAATTAATGACACAGTATTTAGAATTTGTAACGGACAGGCTTCTTGTGGAGCTTGAGTGCGATAGAGTATACAACGCTACCAATCCGTTCGATTTTATGGATATGATTTCTCTTCAAGGAAAAACCAATTTCTTTGAAAAACGCGTTTCTGAATACCAAAAAGCCGGGATTCTGAATAAGGATAACGATGAAAACGCGCAAAAAATAAGTTTCGACGCAGATTTTTAA